One Rhodoluna sp. KAS3 DNA window includes the following coding sequences:
- a CDS encoding DNA topoisomerase IV subunit A, which produces MTLEHLPEERIVDIDLSQEMQDSFLEYSYSVIYARALPDARDGLKPVHRRIIFQMGEMGLRPDRGHVKSARVVGEVMGKLHPHGDSAIYDALVRMAQPFSLRVPMIDGHGNFGSLDDGPAAARYTEARLSTASLLMNEGLDEDVVDFKPNYDAQLTEPDVLPAAFPNLLVNGASGIAVGMATNMPPHNLREVIAGARFLLETPQATTEDLMQYVPGPDLPNGGIIMGLEGVKDAYETGRGVFKTRARVSIESVSPRKMGIVVTELPYLVGPEKVIEKIKDGVNAKKLQGIADVTDLTDRTNGLKLVIELKTGFDPQVVLDLLYRFTPMEDSFGINNVALVDGRPQTLGLRDMLGVYLAHRITVTRRRTKNRLGKRQARLHLLEGLLVAIDSIDEVIAIIRNSDEVDEARQALRTRFALSEIQAEYILELRLRRLTKFSKIELETERANLLDEIARLESILASDQNLRAVVSAELAEIADKYGDERRTTLISDVTEVKPISLAKAASVSAELADAPCTIVVSSSGRVARVEGHEVSLPSGKRQSHDAIRTLISTSTRSDIGFLTSDGLVHRIHVGDVPNISDASLMGSAVQADSFLGLTKGVRFVSVFGLEDGISIALGTKQGVVKRVLSDYPAKDEFEMISLKPGDEVIGAAVCSDGATLVFVTSDAQLLHFSASVVRPQGRPAGGMAGINLSPDSAVIDFEVIDEVENASVITAANSSLAIPGTDAGSIKMSSFSEFPGKGRATGGVRAQRFIRGEDQLYFAAVVSGEPKALTPDGKPLALNLDLAKRDASGNPLPAVVGSIGI; this is translated from the coding sequence ATGACCCTGGAACACCTGCCTGAGGAACGCATTGTTGACATTGATTTGTCGCAAGAAATGCAAGATTCTTTTCTCGAGTACTCCTACTCGGTCATCTATGCGCGAGCACTTCCTGACGCCCGTGATGGCCTGAAGCCGGTTCACCGAAGAATCATCTTCCAGATGGGCGAGATGGGTCTCAGGCCAGATCGCGGTCACGTGAAATCTGCTCGCGTTGTCGGCGAGGTTATGGGCAAACTCCACCCGCACGGTGACAGCGCTATCTACGACGCCCTGGTGCGTATGGCGCAACCATTTTCGCTTCGCGTTCCGATGATTGATGGGCACGGAAACTTTGGAAGCCTAGATGACGGGCCTGCTGCTGCCAGGTATACAGAAGCCAGGCTGTCTACCGCATCACTACTGATGAACGAAGGCCTCGACGAGGACGTAGTTGACTTCAAACCAAACTACGATGCACAACTCACTGAACCCGACGTGTTGCCTGCGGCCTTCCCAAATCTCTTGGTTAACGGCGCCTCGGGAATTGCTGTTGGTATGGCAACCAATATGCCGCCCCACAATTTGCGCGAGGTTATTGCTGGCGCGCGGTTCTTGCTTGAAACTCCGCAGGCAACCACTGAAGACCTGATGCAGTATGTTCCTGGCCCTGATCTTCCGAATGGTGGAATCATCATGGGTCTCGAAGGCGTGAAAGATGCATACGAGACTGGACGTGGGGTTTTCAAAACCCGTGCCCGAGTTTCGATTGAGAGTGTGTCCCCTCGAAAAATGGGCATCGTGGTTACCGAGTTGCCATATCTAGTCGGCCCAGAAAAGGTAATCGAGAAGATCAAGGATGGCGTTAACGCCAAGAAACTGCAGGGCATTGCAGATGTAACCGATCTAACCGACAGAACTAATGGCCTAAAGCTCGTTATCGAGTTGAAGACCGGTTTTGACCCTCAAGTTGTTCTCGATCTTCTATACCGATTCACCCCGATGGAAGACTCCTTCGGTATCAACAACGTTGCTTTGGTTGACGGCAGACCACAGACCTTGGGGCTGCGGGACATGTTGGGCGTTTATTTAGCGCACCGCATAACAGTAACCAGGCGCAGAACCAAGAATCGCCTAGGTAAGAGACAAGCCCGTCTGCACCTGCTTGAAGGTCTCCTTGTCGCAATTGACTCCATCGACGAGGTCATTGCAATAATTAGGAACAGCGACGAAGTTGATGAAGCCCGGCAGGCACTTCGCACCCGATTTGCTCTCTCGGAAATCCAGGCCGAGTACATTCTCGAACTGCGCCTTCGTCGCTTGACTAAGTTTTCCAAGATTGAACTCGAAACCGAGCGGGCGAATCTGTTAGACGAAATTGCTCGTCTGGAATCGATTCTGGCTTCAGACCAGAACCTCCGAGCTGTGGTTTCTGCAGAGTTAGCAGAGATCGCCGATAAGTACGGCGATGAGCGTCGAACGACTTTGATCAGCGATGTAACCGAAGTCAAGCCAATTTCACTGGCCAAAGCTGCGTCCGTGAGCGCCGAGCTGGCCGACGCGCCTTGCACGATTGTGGTCAGTTCCTCCGGTCGTGTTGCTCGCGTCGAAGGACACGAAGTGTCGCTTCCGAGCGGTAAGCGCCAGAGCCACGATGCCATCCGAACCCTGATTAGTACATCAACACGCTCTGACATCGGATTCCTAACGAGTGATGGTCTGGTACATCGAATTCACGTTGGTGATGTGCCTAACATTTCAGACGCAAGTTTGATGGGAAGTGCAGTTCAAGCTGATAGCTTCCTTGGCCTAACCAAGGGCGTTCGATTCGTATCAGTGTTTGGACTTGAAGATGGCATCTCCATCGCACTAGGCACCAAGCAGGGAGTCGTAAAACGCGTTCTCTCGGATTACCCCGCCAAGGACGAGTTTGAAATGATCTCTCTAAAACCAGGCGATGAGGTAATCGGTGCTGCGGTGTGTTCGGACGGCGCAACCCTTGTTTTTGTGACCAGCGATGCCCAACTGCTGCATTTCAGTGCTTCCGTGGTTAGACCTCAAGGGCGTCCGGCCGGCGGAATGGCAGGTATCAACCTTTCGCCGGATTCCGCTGTGATTGATTTTGAGGTTATCGACGAAGTTGAAAATGCTTCAGTAATTACTGCTGCGAATAGCTCACTGGCCATACCGGGCACTGATGCGGGAAGCATAAAGATGTCTTCGTTTAGCGAGTTCCCTGGAAAGGGTCGAGCCACCGGTGGCGTGCGGGCGCAGCGATTCATCCGCGGTGAGGATCAGTTGTACTTCGCTGCGGTGGTCTCGGGCGAACCAAAGGCGCTAACTCCTGACGGAAAACCTCTTGCTCTGAATCTGGATCTTGCCAAGCGTGACGCTTCGGGAAACCCGCTTCCGGCCGTTGTTGGTTCGATAGGAATCTAG
- a CDS encoding DUF4193 domain-containing protein — translation MATDYDAPRKNDDDNESIEAIKERIPDKLSGVVDVDEEHGEGFSIPDVVSEDLDVVVLPPQDDEFTCSECFIVKHHSLLSARKGKFGQICVECE, via the coding sequence ATGGCAACCGATTACGACGCACCTAGAAAGAACGATGACGATAACGAGTCAATCGAGGCAATCAAGGAGCGTATTCCAGACAAGCTTTCCGGTGTCGTCGATGTTGACGAAGAACACGGTGAAGGCTTTTCAATTCCGGATGTAGTCTCCGAGGACCTCGACGTTGTTGTGCTGCCACCGCAGGATGACGAATTTACCTGCAGTGAGTGCTTCATCGTGAAGCACCACTCACTACTTTCTGCGCGTAAAGGTAAGTTTGGCCAAATCTGCGTTGAGTGTGAGTAG
- a CDS encoding RNA polymerase sigma factor, which translates to MAKQSNDSVPGKKRGFLASLLHPNEKSSGDTATISKEPETISTPVKTKAQPKASTEAAKPAAAVKPKKAVSAVTDAPAAAKAPAKPKAAGKTTAKAKVEAVVEVIDLDAVVESETKVKKAAPKAKAAPKAKTPKAAKAPKGLGDDAEEEEIDDLESVEEIVAEAASAVDIAAVDDEHHDDEHEETEKIVVPEGALVLSNREEDDIPVQTTTITGATADPVKDYLKQIGKVALLNAELEVELAKRIEAGLFAEEKLALATGLTREEERDLKWVVKDGQRAKSHLLEANLRLVVSLAKRYTGRGMQFLDLIQEGNLGLIRAVEKFDYTKGYKFSTYATWWIRQAITRAMADQARTIRIPVHMVEVINKLARVQRQLLQDLGREPTPEELARELDMTPEKVVEVQKYGREPISLSTPLGEDGDSEFGDLIEDTEAVVPADAVGFTMLQRELERILDSLHPREAGVIRSRFGLGDGVQKTLDQIGEEFGVTRERIRQIESKTMSKLRHPSRSQMLRDYLEN; encoded by the coding sequence GTGGCTAAGCAATCTAATGATTCTGTGCCGGGCAAAAAACGGGGGTTTCTAGCTAGCCTTTTGCACCCAAATGAAAAGTCGTCGGGGGACACAGCAACAATCAGTAAGGAACCTGAGACCATTAGCACTCCAGTAAAGACCAAGGCCCAACCAAAGGCTTCAACTGAGGCAGCAAAGCCAGCTGCTGCAGTCAAGCCAAAGAAGGCCGTGTCGGCAGTTACCGATGCCCCGGCTGCCGCCAAGGCTCCTGCGAAGCCTAAGGCAGCAGGTAAGACCACAGCCAAAGCAAAGGTTGAAGCAGTCGTCGAGGTTATTGATCTTGACGCAGTTGTCGAATCTGAGACAAAGGTAAAGAAAGCCGCGCCGAAAGCAAAGGCTGCACCGAAGGCCAAGACTCCAAAAGCAGCAAAGGCACCTAAGGGTCTCGGCGATGACGCCGAAGAAGAAGAGATCGATGACCTTGAGTCAGTCGAAGAGATTGTCGCTGAGGCAGCTTCAGCAGTCGACATCGCAGCGGTTGATGATGAACACCACGATGACGAGCACGAAGAAACCGAAAAAATCGTTGTTCCTGAGGGCGCTTTGGTTCTTTCGAATCGTGAAGAAGATGACATTCCGGTTCAGACCACAACCATCACCGGTGCGACAGCCGACCCGGTAAAGGACTACCTAAAGCAAATTGGAAAGGTAGCCCTTCTTAACGCAGAGCTTGAAGTTGAGCTTGCTAAGCGAATCGAAGCTGGCCTTTTTGCCGAAGAGAAATTGGCTTTGGCGACCGGTCTAACGCGAGAAGAAGAGCGCGACCTCAAGTGGGTTGTCAAGGACGGTCAGCGAGCTAAGAGCCACCTTCTAGAGGCAAACCTGCGCCTGGTGGTTAGCCTAGCTAAGCGCTACACCGGCCGCGGTATGCAGTTCCTAGATCTAATTCAAGAGGGTAACCTCGGCCTTATCCGTGCGGTTGAGAAGTTTGACTACACCAAGGGCTACAAGTTTTCGACCTATGCAACCTGGTGGATTCGCCAAGCGATTACGCGAGCGATGGCCGACCAGGCGCGAACCATCCGAATTCCAGTTCACATGGTTGAGGTAATCAACAAGCTTGCTCGAGTCCAGCGTCAGTTGCTTCAGGATCTCGGTCGCGAACCGACTCCTGAAGAGCTAGCTAGAGAACTTGATATGACTCCTGAGAAAGTCGTTGAGGTTCAGAAGTATGGGCGCGAGCCAATTTCGCTCTCGACTCCATTGGGTGAAGACGGCGACAGCGAGTTCGGTGACCTCATCGAGGATACCGAAGCGGTTGTGCCAGCAGATGCGGTTGGTTTCACAATGCTTCAGCGTGAGCTAGAGCGAATTCTTGATTCACTACACCCGCGTGAAGCAGGCGTGATCAGAAGTCGCTTCGGTCTTGGTGACGGCGTTCAAAAGACACTTGATCAGATCGGCGAGGAATTCGGGGTAACCCGTGAGCGTATTCGTCAGATCGAGTCGAAGACAATGTCTAAGTTGCGCCACCCATCGCGCTCACAGATGCTTCGCGACTACCTAGAAAACTAA
- the sepH gene encoding septation protein SepH produces the protein MDDIRFIEAEGDFLVLESTDGQRFRLLADDQIRSALRREAAPKLDAVKMTPREIQDAVRDGEDIASLVERSGATFDFVEKFAAPVIAELAHIIDSALTVRLGIVVDRDHTTVEFGEMISARIHNLGAATINWKAKRSDLGIWHLAAEYELPNGSSTAVWSFDPKRLALSPENENAINLTNNEAQKSSSAPAAFANPILKIVDQPTSEVTEVLTATPVENVASLPAVESRASAADVVPELAAGKTKRPAMPAPAEPLSATADLLEALRRKRTERTETQETAAIQEPAVMEVADESAETQSISEGEAAPVKKGRASMPSWDEIVFGTKTDD, from the coding sequence ATGGACGACATTAGATTTATCGAGGCCGAGGGCGATTTCTTAGTTCTCGAGTCCACCGATGGCCAGCGCTTTCGATTGCTAGCCGATGACCAAATCAGGTCAGCCCTTAGACGCGAGGCTGCGCCCAAGTTGGACGCCGTGAAAATGACCCCTCGTGAAATTCAGGATGCTGTCCGAGACGGCGAGGACATCGCCAGCCTGGTTGAGCGTTCCGGCGCAACTTTCGATTTCGTTGAGAAGTTTGCGGCACCGGTAATCGCTGAATTAGCGCACATTATTGATTCGGCACTGACTGTGAGACTAGGCATCGTCGTTGATCGTGATCACACGACTGTTGAGTTTGGCGAAATGATATCGGCAAGGATTCACAATCTGGGTGCGGCCACCATTAACTGGAAAGCAAAGCGCAGTGACCTTGGGATTTGGCACTTGGCAGCTGAGTATGAACTTCCAAACGGCTCCTCCACCGCAGTCTGGTCGTTTGATCCGAAGCGGCTAGCGCTTTCGCCAGAGAACGAAAATGCAATCAATTTGACGAATAACGAAGCTCAAAAGAGTTCGTCGGCACCGGCCGCATTCGCAAATCCGATTCTTAAGATTGTCGACCAGCCGACCAGCGAAGTCACTGAAGTTTTAACTGCCACACCAGTCGAGAATGTTGCGAGCCTTCCAGCAGTTGAATCTCGGGCGTCCGCAGCAGATGTCGTTCCGGAACTAGCAGCTGGCAAGACCAAGCGTCCTGCAATGCCTGCACCAGCAGAGCCTTTGAGTGCTACCGCCGACCTGCTCGAGGCTCTTCGCAGAAAGCGGACCGAGCGGACCGAAACTCAAGAGACAGCGGCGATTCAAGAGCCAGCTGTCATGGAAGTGGCTGACGAATCGGCGGAAACTCAATCAATTTCTGAAGGAGAGGCTGCCCCGGTGAAAAAGGGTCGTGCCAGTATGCCTAGTTGGGATGAAATTGTTTTTGGAACCAAGACCGACGACTAG
- a CDS encoding DNA topoisomerase IV subunit B — protein sequence MPNSDYSARHLSVLEGLDAVRKRPGMYIGSTDSRGLMHCLWEIIDNSVDEALAGHGNQIDIVLHADNSVEVSDRARGIPVDIEPKTGLSGVEVVFTKLHAGGKFGSGSYAASGGLHGVGASVVNALSQRLDVQVDRDGKTYAMSFRRGEPGVFDDATGISPSNPFKPFEDASVLREVGKVAKGVSGTRVRYWADPQIFIKDAVFASDELFSRARQTAFLVPGLAIGIEDRRGQEIAKHDFKYDGGIAEFVEYLAKDAALTATWKLSGSGDFNETVPVLDESGNMVSREVSRKCDVDIAVRWGTGYDTDVKSFVNIIATPKGGTHIAGFEQSVLKVLRSQVEANARKLKAGNDKVEKEDALAGLTAVVTVRLAEPQFEGQTKEILGTPAVKNIVANVVSRALLEKFNSPKRDDKSQAALLLEKVVAEMKSRISARTHKETQRRKNALESSSLPTKLVDCRTQETAGSELFIVEGDSALGTAKLARDSEFQALLPIRGKILNVQKASVSDMLSNTECASIIQVLGAGSGRSFDLDVARYGKVILMSDADVDGAHIRTLLLTLFFRYMRPLVEAGRVFAAVPPLHRVEVINAGSKANEVIYTYSQAELEELLGKLAKAGKKYKEPIQRYKGLGEMDADQLAETTMDRSRRTLRRVRVEDAAAAEAMFELLMGNDVAPRRDFIIDSADGFERERIDA from the coding sequence GTGCCTAATTCAGACTATTCAGCCCGCCACCTATCGGTTCTAGAAGGTTTGGATGCCGTCCGCAAGCGTCCTGGAATGTACATCGGTTCGACCGATAGCCGCGGCCTCATGCACTGCCTTTGGGAGATTATCGACAACTCTGTAGATGAGGCACTGGCTGGGCATGGTAACCAAATTGACATCGTTCTTCACGCCGACAACTCTGTAGAGGTTTCTGACCGGGCGAGAGGTATACCGGTCGACATTGAGCCTAAAACCGGGCTCTCAGGTGTTGAGGTGGTCTTTACCAAGCTCCACGCAGGCGGAAAGTTCGGCTCTGGTAGCTATGCTGCGTCGGGTGGTCTTCATGGCGTTGGTGCTTCGGTAGTTAATGCCTTGTCCCAGCGTCTGGATGTACAGGTTGATCGAGACGGAAAGACTTACGCCATGTCCTTCCGTCGCGGTGAGCCGGGAGTATTTGACGACGCCACCGGTATTTCACCGTCAAACCCATTCAAACCATTCGAGGATGCTTCGGTTTTGCGCGAGGTTGGCAAAGTAGCAAAGGGTGTCTCTGGTACGCGAGTGCGCTACTGGGCTGACCCGCAGATCTTTATCAAAGATGCAGTGTTTGCGTCCGATGAACTTTTCAGTCGTGCCCGGCAAACCGCCTTTTTGGTGCCGGGGCTTGCCATTGGCATTGAGGACCGCCGAGGCCAGGAGATTGCAAAGCACGATTTCAAGTACGACGGTGGAATTGCCGAATTCGTTGAGTATTTAGCCAAGGATGCAGCTCTAACCGCCACCTGGAAGCTCTCTGGTTCGGGAGATTTCAACGAAACTGTGCCGGTGCTTGATGAGTCCGGAAACATGGTTTCTCGCGAAGTCTCCAGAAAGTGTGACGTAGACATAGCCGTCCGATGGGGGACCGGGTACGACACAGACGTAAAGAGCTTCGTCAACATAATCGCGACGCCTAAAGGCGGCACGCACATCGCCGGATTTGAACAGTCTGTGCTCAAGGTCCTGCGGTCTCAGGTTGAAGCCAACGCAAGAAAATTGAAGGCTGGCAACGACAAAGTTGAAAAAGAAGACGCACTTGCCGGTCTAACTGCAGTGGTCACGGTCCGCCTTGCTGAACCTCAGTTTGAGGGCCAAACCAAGGAGATTCTTGGCACCCCGGCCGTGAAAAACATTGTTGCGAATGTTGTCTCTAGGGCTTTGCTTGAGAAATTCAACAGTCCAAAGCGTGACGACAAGTCGCAAGCGGCCCTTTTGCTCGAAAAGGTAGTTGCCGAGATGAAGTCCCGCATTTCAGCTCGCACACACAAAGAGACGCAGCGCAGAAAGAACGCTCTGGAGAGCAGTTCCCTTCCAACCAAGTTGGTAGATTGCAGGACTCAAGAGACTGCTGGTTCTGAACTATTTATTGTTGAGGGTGACTCAGCTCTGGGAACCGCGAAGCTAGCTCGTGACAGCGAGTTCCAAGCGCTACTTCCAATTCGAGGAAAAATTCTCAACGTCCAGAAGGCCTCGGTTTCTGACATGTTGTCTAACACCGAATGCGCCTCGATCATCCAAGTGCTCGGGGCCGGCTCTGGGCGAAGCTTTGACTTAGATGTGGCACGTTACGGCAAGGTAATCCTAATGAGCGATGCTGACGTCGATGGCGCGCACATTCGAACCTTGCTGCTCACATTGTTTTTCCGCTACATGAGGCCTCTGGTTGAAGCTGGGCGTGTGTTTGCTGCCGTTCCGCCGCTGCACCGGGTGGAGGTAATCAATGCCGGTTCAAAGGCCAACGAGGTTATTTACACGTATTCACAAGCTGAGCTTGAGGAACTACTCGGCAAATTAGCCAAGGCGGGCAAAAAATACAAGGAGCCCATCCAGCGCTACAAGGGACTTGGCGAGATGGATGCGGACCAGCTGGCCGAAACCACGATGGATCGCTCTAGACGAACCTTGAGGCGTGTTCGCGTTGAAGACGCTGCCGCGGCGGAGGCCATGTTTGAGCTCCTCATGGGTAACGATGTTGCCCCTAGACGTGATTTCATCATCGACTCAGCCGATGGCTTCGAACGAGAACGAATCGACGCCTAG
- a CDS encoding MurT ligase domain-containing protein — MRFLPAILLGRFVRVLVRLVRPGGGSALPGLVVSKVAPGLLAATLSKFSDGLIVVTGSAGKSTTTKMLVGIARAHGKTVFTNPSTANIAQGFFSSIIEQSDIFGRIKGDVAILEMDEGHAEEITRLIRPKQVTILNVLEDQLDRFVDPAVVRDKLAQVARRAKDTVLLNADDQNTLIINRDVQHPGTKWFGITGSLLSDAKHGLGTAPTYEAEIERPIPSAEVMSVDGLRASVVLSGAAAEVELPNRGLHFALDAIAALQSAESYLGADFDLELASNTITTMPPVFARGEIAVVNGEEVEFILVQNPMSFQLNLDNLTTNPERIMVMIGRDVHDPSWLWTVNMDALSHADVVSGYNAYEMALRLAYSEIPVGVVTDDLQVALDTFFALPAPTHSRRTVIFSADAMRRTRRILGFTDPEAVSR; from the coding sequence ATGCGTTTCTTGCCGGCCATTCTCCTAGGGCGGTTTGTTCGTGTCCTTGTGAGACTGGTTCGTCCTGGCGGCGGTTCGGCCCTTCCTGGTCTTGTCGTAAGTAAGGTTGCGCCGGGCCTTTTGGCAGCAACTCTCTCGAAGTTCTCGGATGGACTGATTGTGGTCACGGGGTCTGCCGGTAAATCCACGACTACAAAGATGCTTGTTGGAATCGCTCGTGCTCATGGCAAGACTGTGTTTACGAATCCGTCCACAGCCAACATCGCGCAAGGGTTCTTTTCATCGATCATCGAGCAATCGGATATCTTTGGTCGCATAAAGGGTGACGTTGCGATTCTCGAAATGGATGAGGGTCATGCCGAGGAGATCACGCGCCTAATTCGACCGAAACAGGTCACGATTCTTAATGTCCTCGAGGATCAACTCGATCGATTTGTCGACCCAGCCGTGGTTCGCGACAAGTTGGCCCAGGTCGCGCGTCGTGCAAAAGACACAGTCTTACTCAACGCTGACGACCAAAACACTCTCATCATCAACCGAGATGTTCAGCATCCAGGCACCAAATGGTTCGGCATCACAGGATCACTCTTGTCGGATGCAAAACACGGGCTGGGTACAGCACCCACCTATGAAGCAGAGATAGAAAGACCAATTCCAAGCGCCGAGGTTATGAGCGTTGACGGTCTTCGTGCCAGTGTAGTTTTGAGTGGGGCAGCTGCTGAGGTCGAGCTACCAAATCGTGGCTTGCACTTTGCCCTTGATGCAATTGCAGCCTTGCAGAGCGCAGAGTCATACCTCGGAGCAGATTTCGACCTTGAATTGGCCTCCAACACCATCACCACTATGCCTCCGGTGTTTGCGCGTGGTGAGATCGCGGTGGTCAACGGTGAAGAAGTTGAGTTCATCCTTGTTCAGAACCCGATGAGTTTCCAACTAAACCTTGACAACCTGACCACCAACCCAGAGCGGATCATGGTGATGATCGGGCGAGATGTGCATGATCCGTCTTGGCTCTGGACCGTGAACATGGACGCCCTGTCACATGCCGATGTGGTCTCTGGTTACAACGCATACGAAATGGCGCTTCGGTTAGCGTATTCGGAGATCCCTGTGGGAGTCGTAACTGATGATTTGCAGGTTGCCCTAGATACCTTTTTTGCGCTTCCCGCACCGACACACTCTCGTCGCACGGTAATTTTCTCTGCTGACGCCATGCGTCGAACTCGACGAATTCTTGGTTTCACCGACCCGGAGGCAGTATCTCGATGA
- a CDS encoding nucleotide pyrophosphatase/phosphodiesterase family protein, whose translation MPSMLPSLPKSFGRLSDVFVSALGSITGVNNRLGLRRVKNSCVILVDGLGHHNLHENSGYAKFLSRATGSKLSTVFPSTTAAAITSFATGVLPGQHGIVGYQIWDNRDSASVNLLTGMDSKAVSSWQRHDTVSTQAKLAEVKSYSIGPGEYATSSFTKATMPDATFIAAKSIEDRFAEAYKLLSSSQGNLVYVYVPELDQLAHAYGADSDRWRQKLEELDGLMNAFVSRVGNRSGVLLTADHGIIDVDESKHIYLDEFDQDLSGLKFVGGDPRVNFLYFEPDTDLNSVRDALQKSLDSRATVLTKEQVIEAGWYGEALPEFQSRLPDLFLLAGAKSAVYHRGFAKPKSLKMIGQHGGLSPEETAVPLLRFGQYL comes from the coding sequence ATGCCTTCGATGCTACCTTCCCTTCCTAAATCCTTCGGGAGGCTGTCAGACGTTTTTGTTTCGGCACTTGGTTCAATAACTGGTGTAAACAATCGGCTAGGACTGCGTCGAGTAAAAAACTCATGCGTAATTTTGGTCGATGGGCTGGGTCACCACAATCTCCATGAAAACAGCGGCTATGCCAAATTTTTGTCACGGGCAACCGGTTCCAAACTATCGACAGTTTTCCCGAGCACTACAGCAGCGGCTATTACAAGTTTTGCCACCGGAGTTCTACCCGGCCAGCACGGTATCGTCGGCTACCAAATTTGGGACAACCGGGACTCAGCGTCAGTAAATCTTCTGACAGGGATGGACTCCAAAGCTGTCAGCAGCTGGCAGAGGCACGATACAGTGTCAACCCAGGCCAAATTAGCCGAGGTTAAGAGCTATTCCATTGGTCCGGGGGAGTACGCCACATCCAGCTTCACCAAGGCGACTATGCCCGACGCGACCTTTATTGCGGCCAAGTCGATCGAAGACCGATTTGCCGAAGCCTATAAGTTATTGAGCTCATCGCAGGGAAATCTGGTTTACGTATATGTTCCCGAGCTGGATCAATTGGCGCACGCGTACGGCGCCGATTCTGACCGTTGGCGACAAAAACTTGAAGAACTCGATGGCCTAATGAATGCGTTTGTTTCTCGGGTGGGAAATCGCTCGGGAGTGCTGCTAACAGCGGATCATGGAATCATCGACGTCGATGAGTCGAAGCACATTTACTTGGATGAGTTCGATCAAGACCTAAGCGGATTGAAGTTCGTTGGCGGCGATCCGCGGGTCAACTTTCTTTACTTTGAACCCGATACAGACCTGAATTCAGTTAGAGATGCCTTGCAAAAATCGCTTGATTCGCGGGCCACCGTCCTGACAAAAGAACAGGTTATAGAAGCTGGTTGGTATGGGGAGGCCCTACCCGAATTTCAAAGCCGGTTACCGGACTTATTTTTGTTGGCCGGTGCGAAGTCCGCGGTTTACCATCGTGGGTTCGCAAAACCAAAGAGCCTAAAGATGATTGGGCAGCACGGTGGACTAAGCCCCGAAGAGACTGCTGTGCCACTGCTCAGATTTGGCCAATACCTCTAG